The Thermosulfurimonas sp. F29 genome includes a window with the following:
- a CDS encoding helix-turn-helix transcriptional regulator, which produces MREIRERQGLTLEEIAEETKINCRFLRAIEEEAWEDLPGEVYVRGYLRAYAEAVGLDPGEVLARYSERRLRPENECGTATHHRRLTVSGYLIGAVILLILAMVFYLMVSHWH; this is translated from the coding sequence TTGCGGGAAATCCGGGAGCGCCAGGGGCTTACCCTGGAGGAAATCGCCGAGGAGACCAAGATAAACTGCCGGTTCCTGCGCGCCATAGAGGAAGAGGCCTGGGAGGATCTCCCGGGGGAGGTCTATGTGAGGGGATATCTCAGGGCCTATGCCGAGGCCGTGGGACTCGATCCCGGGGAGGTTCTGGCCCGGTATTCCGAGAGGCGTCTCCGTCCCGAAAACGAGTGCGGAACGGCCACTCACCATCGCCGGCTGACCGTTTCCGGGTATCTTATCGGGGCGGTTATCCTCCTGATTCTGGCGATGGTATTTTACCTCATGGTCTCACACTGGCACTGA
- the recO gene encoding DNA repair protein RecO — translation MKTPFEALVLSTHEISESDLLVSFLSAARGRFSAVAKGARRSRRRFVNKLESGHLLRIHLRRSRRGLAPIIEAADLLWAPERLRSHPRAFVLMHYFLETCERSSPPAEGREVFPLLKKALEVLEESPDLPPLKSYFEFRLMGLLGWAPEFSLCLGCGRELPGGAFFSFTRGGAVCGDCALEGDRRLSARARGLLRSFSRLSFAGLFRVSVPGKVLKEVEEVLEAFLLKVLDQDIKALKVLREFEA, via the coding sequence GTGAAGACCCCTTTTGAGGCCCTGGTTTTATCCACGCACGAAATTTCCGAGAGCGATCTCCTGGTGAGTTTCCTTTCGGCCGCGCGGGGGCGTTTTTCCGCGGTGGCCAAGGGGGCCCGGCGCAGCCGGCGGCGTTTCGTAAACAAGCTCGAATCCGGGCACCTTCTTCGGATCCACCTGCGTCGATCCCGACGGGGTCTGGCCCCTATTATCGAGGCCGCAGACCTTCTGTGGGCTCCCGAAAGACTCCGAAGCCATCCCCGGGCTTTTGTCCTGATGCACTACTTTCTGGAGACATGCGAGCGTTCCTCCCCCCCGGCGGAGGGTCGCGAGGTCTTTCCCCTCCTTAAAAAGGCTCTGGAGGTTCTCGAGGAGAGTCCGGATCTCCCTCCGCTCAAGTCTTACTTCGAATTCCGTCTGATGGGGCTTCTGGGCTGGGCCCCGGAGTTCTCCCTCTGCCTGGGTTGCGGAAGGGAACTTCCCGGGGGAGCCTTTTTCTCCTTTACCAGAGGCGGAGCGGTGTGCGGGGACTGTGCCCTTGAGGGAGACCGAAGGCTTTCGGCCCGGGCCCGGGGACTTCTCCGTTCCTTTTCGCGTCTTTCCTTTGCGGGACTTTTCCGTGTTTCCGTCCCCGGAAAGGTGCTCAAAGAGGTGGAGGAGGTGCTGGAGGCCTTCTTGTTAAAGGTGCTCGATCAGGATATAAAAGCCCTTAAAGTTCTGCGGGAGTTTGAGGCATGA
- a CDS encoding TIGR00730 family Rossman fold protein — MKRDLEDKQYVLNGLAARESWRLFRIMAEFVEGFEELPRVYPAVTIFGSTRVRPGDPCYAKAEEVARELVRAGFSVITGGGPGVMEAANKGAAEEGGWSVGINIKLPLEQEPNPYANLRLEVRYFFVRKVLMAKYAVGFVFLPGGYGTLDELFEVITLVQTRKIRPVPVVLVGEDYWHGLVEWLRGTVLAGGKISESDLELFTVLDDPGEVVDYIKEKVRLRA, encoded by the coding sequence ATGAAGAGGGACCTCGAGGACAAACAGTATGTATTGAACGGACTGGCCGCCCGGGAGTCCTGGCGTCTTTTCAGGATCATGGCGGAATTCGTGGAGGGGTTTGAGGAGCTCCCCAGAGTCTATCCCGCGGTGACCATCTTCGGTTCCACCCGGGTCCGGCCCGGGGATCCCTGTTACGCCAAGGCCGAGGAGGTGGCCCGGGAGCTGGTCCGGGCCGGTTTTTCGGTAATCACCGGGGGAGGTCCCGGGGTCATGGAGGCGGCCAACAAGGGTGCCGCCGAGGAAGGCGGCTGGTCCGTGGGGATAAACATAAAACTTCCCCTGGAGCAGGAGCCCAATCCTTACGCCAACCTGCGCCTCGAGGTGCGTTACTTCTTCGTACGGAAGGTCCTTATGGCCAAGTATGCGGTGGGCTTCGTGTTTCTCCCCGGAGGTTACGGGACTCTGGACGAACTCTTCGAGGTTATCACCCTGGTGCAGACCCGAAAGATAAGACCCGTGCCGGTGGTGCTGGTGGGAGAGGACTACTGGCACGGGCTCGTCGAGTGGCTGCGGGGAACGGTCCTTGCCGGAGGCAAGATCTCCGAAAGCGACCTGGAACTCTTCACCGTGCTCGACGACCCCGGGGAGGTAGTGGACTACATTAAAGAGAAGGTGCGGTTGAGGGCTTGA
- a CDS encoding carbon starvation protein A has product MSGRTLILVAVGIFGIGYLFYGRLLSRWFGVDDRRITPAHRFRDGLDFVPTSTPVLFGHHFASIAGAGPIVGPILAASYGWLGVFLWLILGAVLAGGVHDMGAIMASLRHDGRSIGEILRQYLGPTAQRLFLLFATATLILVVAAFDVIVAKTFVASPPVATASAGFLVLAILFGILYYRAGVSLPFLTFLGILGLLFSIWIGFRFPLRLPENTWRLVLFGYVFLAATFPVWLLLQPRDYLNAFLLYGLLFGAFLGLLLSHPPVRLPAYTGFTNELGPLFPILFVITSCGAISGFHSLVGSGTTARQVARESQARSVGYGAMLLEGVLGVIALCAVVGLSLPEYRELLKTRGPIATFASGVAGFFAALGISPPKGRAFAALAVSAFALTSLDTATRVARFMLEELFSPGSSHVSTPRSRVVFTLAVVGLSAGLAFSGAWQRIWPLMGTANQLLAALALLALSVWLTSSRRFSLFVKVPALFMLAVTLTALVLLVRRNVLSANWLLATLGAGLLALTVLLLRLALRRLRGAA; this is encoded by the coding sequence ATGAGTGGACGGACCCTGATTCTCGTCGCGGTGGGGATCTTCGGGATCGGATACCTCTTTTACGGAAGGTTGCTTTCCCGCTGGTTCGGGGTGGACGACCGGCGCATCACCCCGGCCCATCGATTCCGGGACGGTCTCGACTTCGTGCCCACCTCCACGCCGGTTCTCTTCGGTCACCACTTTGCCTCCATAGCCGGGGCCGGTCCCATCGTGGGGCCCATCCTGGCCGCCTCGTACGGCTGGCTGGGGGTGTTTCTCTGGCTGATCCTGGGGGCGGTACTGGCCGGAGGGGTGCACGACATGGGGGCCATCATGGCCTCCCTGCGTCACGACGGCCGCTCCATAGGGGAAATCCTGAGGCAGTATCTCGGCCCCACGGCCCAGCGTCTCTTCCTCCTTTTTGCCACCGCCACCCTGATCCTGGTGGTGGCCGCCTTCGATGTCATCGTGGCCAAGACCTTCGTGGCCTCCCCTCCCGTGGCCACGGCCTCCGCGGGCTTTCTGGTCCTGGCAATCCTTTTCGGAATACTTTACTACAGGGCCGGAGTTTCTCTTCCCTTCCTTACCTTCCTGGGTATTCTCGGTCTTCTTTTCTCCATCTGGATAGGGTTCAGGTTTCCCCTGCGCCTTCCGGAGAATACCTGGCGCCTCGTCCTTTTCGGGTATGTCTTCCTGGCCGCGACCTTTCCCGTATGGCTCCTCCTGCAACCCCGGGACTACCTCAACGCCTTTCTCCTGTACGGGCTGCTTTTCGGGGCCTTTCTGGGATTGCTGCTAAGCCATCCCCCGGTGCGTCTTCCGGCCTATACCGGTTTCACGAACGAGCTCGGCCCCCTCTTTCCCATCCTGTTCGTGATCACTTCCTGCGGGGCCATCTCGGGGTTTCACTCCCTGGTGGGTTCCGGAACCACGGCCCGCCAGGTGGCCCGCGAGTCCCAGGCCCGTTCGGTGGGCTACGGAGCCATGCTTCTTGAGGGCGTTCTGGGAGTGATCGCCCTGTGTGCGGTGGTGGGCCTGAGCCTTCCGGAATATCGGGAACTCCTCAAAACCCGGGGGCCCATCGCCACCTTCGCCTCCGGAGTGGCCGGCTTTTTCGCCGCCCTGGGTATTTCTCCACCCAAGGGCCGGGCCTTTGCCGCGCTCGCGGTTTCGGCCTTTGCCCTCACCTCCCTGGATACCGCCACGCGGGTGGCCCGGTTCATGCTCGAGGAGCTGTTTTCTCCGGGGAGTTCCCATGTGTCCACCCCCCGCAGTCGCGTGGTGTTTACCCTTGCGGTGGTGGGACTTTCGGCGGGCCTGGCCTTTTCCGGGGCCTGGCAACGGATCTGGCCCCTCATGGGCACGGCCAATCAGCTGCTGGCGGCCCTGGCCCTTCTGGCCCTCTCCGTGTGGTTAACCTCCTCCCGGCGGTTCTCCCTCTTCGTTAAGGTTCCGGCCCTTTTCATGCTCGCGGTAACCCTCACGGCCCTGGTCCTTCTCGTGCGGCGCAATGTTCTTTCCGCAAACTGGCTGCTCGCCACCCTGGGGGCCGGACTCCTGGCCCTCACCGTGCTCCTCCTGCGCCTGGCCCTCCGCAGACTCAGAGGAGCCGCCTGA
- a CDS encoding Crp/Fnr family transcriptional regulator: MDTRSALRKASLFRGLPEQDLLRLAEIALPRRYGKGEVIFSAGEEARGFYLVAEGMVKIYRLSSRGRQQILHVFGPGEVFAEAALFSGSRYPAWAETLAPSVVLFFPRQSFLDLVRRRPELALNMLAVLSLRLRSLAALVDSLSLKEVPERLAAYLLYLAENHGPEFELEIPKGELAALLGTVPETLSRVLSRLSEEGLIEVSGRRIRILNEEGLRSLGRQ; encoded by the coding sequence ATGGATACCCGGAGCGCGCTCAGAAAGGCCTCCCTTTTCAGGGGGCTTCCCGAGCAGGATCTCCTGCGTCTGGCCGAGATAGCGCTTCCCAGGCGCTACGGTAAGGGCGAGGTCATCTTCTCTGCCGGCGAGGAGGCCAGGGGCTTCTACCTGGTGGCCGAGGGAATGGTGAAGATCTATCGTCTCTCCTCCCGGGGGCGCCAGCAGATCCTTCATGTCTTCGGACCGGGAGAGGTCTTTGCCGAAGCGGCCCTCTTTTCCGGATCCCGGTATCCGGCCTGGGCCGAGACCCTGGCCCCCTCCGTGGTGTTGTTTTTCCCCCGTCAGAGCTTCCTCGATCTAGTGCGCCGGCGACCGGAATTAGCCCTGAACATGCTGGCCGTTCTTTCCCTCCGTCTCCGCTCCCTTGCTGCCCTGGTGGATTCCCTTTCCCTGAAGGAGGTGCCGGAACGGCTGGCTGCTTACCTCCTCTATCTCGCCGAAAACCACGGTCCGGAGTTCGAGCTGGAGATCCCCAAGGGGGAACTGGCCGCCCTCCTCGGGACCGTCCCGGAGACCCTTTCCCGGGTCCTGAGCAGGCTTTCCGAGGAGGGTCTGATCGAGGTTTCCGGTCGCCGGATCCGGATCCTCAACGAGGAGGGATTGCGAAGCCTTGGCCGTCAATAA
- a CDS encoding radical SAM protein, with protein sequence MPPSSATEGVLRVRETFVSLQGEGTAAGRPAFFVRLSGCNLSCRWCDTPESRLPGSGTPLPVNEILERRRRSGLSEVLITGGEPLLQEAVYTLMEALLAEGVRVYLETNGSLSLRRVPREVIKIVDWKPPSSGMSNRMNPENLRYLRYPDQIKFVIADEEDYLWAKREVLSRGLFRFVEVLFSPVWEEMPPEKLARLILADRLPVRLQIQLHKLLGLP encoded by the coding sequence GTGCCTCCTTCCTCGGCCACTGAGGGCGTTCTGAGGGTCCGGGAAACCTTCGTGAGCCTTCAGGGTGAGGGAACGGCGGCGGGGCGTCCGGCCTTTTTCGTGAGACTCTCCGGATGCAATCTCTCCTGCCGATGGTGCGACACCCCTGAAAGCCGACTCCCGGGCTCCGGCACCCCGCTTCCCGTAAACGAAATCCTGGAGCGAAGACGCCGTTCGGGACTTTCCGAGGTGCTCATCACCGGAGGAGAACCGCTGCTTCAGGAGGCGGTCTACACCCTCATGGAGGCCCTTCTCGCCGAAGGGGTGCGGGTGTATCTCGAGACCAACGGGAGCCTCTCCTTAAGGCGCGTCCCCCGGGAGGTGATCAAGATCGTGGACTGGAAGCCCCCCTCCTCGGGGATGAGCAACCGCATGAATCCCGAAAACCTCCGGTATCTTCGCTACCCCGATCAAATCAAGTTCGTCATTGCTGACGAGGAAGACTACCTCTGGGCGAAGAGGGAGGTCCTCTCCCGGGGTCTTTTCCGCTTCGTGGAGGTCCTTTTCTCGCCGGTATGGGAGGAGATGCCCCCGGAGAAACTGGCCCGGCTGATCCTTGCGGACCGTCTTCCGGTGCGCCTCCAAATCCAGCTACACAAACTTCTGGGGCTCCCCTGA
- the queD gene encoding 6-carboxytetrahydropterin synthase QueD, which produces MNPGFESPRRLHFSPSMAMFELTVRDEFSAAHQLRGYRGSCENLHGHNWRVEVAVRGEELDETGFLIDFRELKAALREVLSELDHRHLNELPAFREKNPSSENLARYIFERLSEKLSGKPVRVFRVTVCETERSCASFLGH; this is translated from the coding sequence GTGAATCCGGGGTTCGAATCCCCGCGCCGCCTCCATTTTTCGCCTTCGATGGCCATGTTTGAGCTCACGGTAAGGGACGAATTTTCCGCGGCGCATCAACTCCGGGGCTACCGGGGGTCCTGCGAGAACCTCCACGGCCACAACTGGAGGGTGGAGGTGGCCGTGCGCGGAGAGGAATTAGACGAAACAGGTTTTCTCATCGATTTCAGGGAACTTAAGGCGGCCCTGCGGGAGGTGCTCTCCGAACTGGATCATCGCCATCTGAACGAGCTTCCGGCCTTTCGGGAGAAAAATCCTTCCTCCGAAAACCTGGCCCGTTACATCTTCGAGAGACTCTCGGAAAAACTCTCCGGCAAACCGGTGCGGGTCTTTCGGGTCACGGTCTGCGAAACGGAAAGGTCCTGTGCCTCCTTCCTCGGCCACTGA
- a CDS encoding TrmH family RNA methyltransferase, with amino-acid sequence MAVNNREYLVLPRRLSRMREVLARRQKDLVLFMDRVRNEHNFSALIRTAEAVGVLRIIYGLVEGDRVPINEAVTQGAHRWVFLEETRNPAESLRRLREEGFQVVVTWLGAGTLDFREVDYTRPTVIVVGNEAEGVSPELLPMATHRIRIPMVGMVRSLNVSVATGIILYEAFRQREAAGLYEESRLSGSEMEEILRRWAYEDVIRERRR; translated from the coding sequence TTGGCCGTCAATAACCGGGAGTATCTGGTCCTCCCCCGCCGACTCTCCCGGATGCGGGAGGTGCTGGCTCGCCGCCAGAAGGACCTGGTCCTCTTTATGGATCGGGTCCGAAACGAACACAACTTTTCGGCCCTGATTCGCACCGCCGAGGCCGTCGGCGTGTTGCGCATCATTTACGGTCTCGTGGAGGGGGATAGGGTCCCCATCAATGAGGCCGTCACCCAGGGAGCGCACCGCTGGGTCTTTCTGGAGGAGACCCGTAATCCCGCGGAAAGCCTTCGACGCTTACGCGAGGAGGGCTTTCAGGTGGTGGTGACCTGGCTCGGGGCCGGGACGCTGGACTTTCGGGAGGTGGACTACACCCGTCCCACGGTCATCGTGGTGGGAAACGAGGCCGAGGGGGTCTCCCCGGAGCTCCTGCCGATGGCCACCCATCGTATCCGGATCCCCATGGTGGGAATGGTGCGCAGTCTGAATGTTTCCGTGGCCACGGGCATCATCCTTTACGAGGCCTTTCGACAGAGGGAGGCCGCCGGCCTCTACGAAGAATCCCGTCTCTCCGGAAGCGAAATGGAAGAAATCCTGAGACGCTGGGCCTACGAGGATGTCATCCGGGAGCGCAGACGCTAG
- a CDS encoding SurA N-terminal domain-containing protein, translating into MGWRRVFVLILLFVFPVAGVTKGKILDRIAAVVNDEVITLSEVDEAALPLYRKYLRGVTDPLEEEKLVHRIRREVLNQLIEEKLIEQEVKKYKITVSDEEVEAFLKEVVSRVGGEEAFRRFLAEQGLTPEEYRQRIRDQLRKIKLIRGSVQARIVITDEDIERYYREHYLSAKNRVYHLAAIVTTEESRIRKAWKALQKGADFAEVARRYSEIPGSGSDLGRFKLEELAPEARKALAGAKAGQVLPPLKASGRWYIFKVLSVESPATRPLAEVREEIRQKLYQKALDEYFQKWLKELKERAFIKVFI; encoded by the coding sequence ATGGGATGGCGCCGGGTTTTCGTCCTGATTTTACTGTTTGTTTTTCCGGTGGCAGGAGTTACGAAAGGAAAGATTCTGGATCGCATAGCCGCGGTGGTCAACGACGAGGTCATCACCCTCTCCGAGGTGGACGAGGCCGCGCTTCCTCTCTACAGGAAATATCTCCGCGGAGTAACCGATCCCCTTGAGGAGGAAAAATTAGTTCACAGGATCCGGCGGGAGGTTCTGAATCAGCTCATCGAAGAGAAGCTTATCGAGCAGGAGGTAAAGAAGTACAAGATCACCGTGAGTGACGAGGAGGTGGAGGCCTTCCTGAAGGAGGTGGTGTCCCGGGTAGGGGGGGAGGAGGCCTTCCGGCGTTTTCTGGCCGAGCAGGGCCTTACCCCGGAGGAGTATCGGCAGAGGATCCGGGATCAGTTGCGGAAGATCAAGTTGATACGGGGAAGCGTTCAGGCCCGGATAGTCATAACCGACGAAGACATCGAACGGTACTATCGCGAGCATTATCTCTCCGCCAAAAATCGGGTGTATCACCTGGCCGCCATCGTCACCACGGAGGAATCCCGCATCCGCAAGGCCTGGAAGGCCCTGCAGAAAGGGGCGGATTTTGCGGAGGTGGCCCGCAGGTACTCCGAAATTCCGGGGAGCGGAAGCGACCTCGGTCGCTTCAAGCTGGAGGAGCTGGCTCCGGAGGCCCGCAAAGCCCTGGCCGGGGCCAAAGCCGGACAGGTCCTCCCTCCGCTAAAGGCTTCCGGACGCTGGTACATATTCAAGGTCCTTTCCGTGGAGTCCCCGGCGACGAGACCCCTGGCGGAGGTACGGGAGGAGATTCGTCAGAAACTCTATCAGAAGGCCCTTGACGAATACTTTCAAAAGTGGTTGAAAGAGCTGAAAGAAAGGGCTTTCATTAAGGTTTTTATTTGA